Proteins encoded by one window of Arachis ipaensis cultivar K30076 chromosome B04, Araip1.1, whole genome shotgun sequence:
- the LOC107638490 gene encoding ribosome biogenesis protein BOP1 homolog, giving the protein MSPTKQNEEDPHVSDSDTDSTYEDSSAADDDDGDSFGSPSESESEPAAGDDSEPDEHGESDSSGLHQEESDSSEDEVAPRNTVGDVPLHWYDDEPHIGYDIKGKKIKKKDKLDKLGSFLANVDDSKNWRKVYDEYNDEEVELTKDEVKLVRRLLKNRAPHADFNPYPDYVDWFKWDGAKHPLSNAPEPKRRFIPSKWEAKKVVQYVRAIRKGLITFDKPKEEDGPYLLWEDDSGLTEKSNHLAYIPAPKQKLPGNEESYNPPLEYIPTQEEINSYQLMYEEDRPKFIPKRFTSMRSIPAYENAMKDCFERCLDLYLCPRVRKKRLNIDPESLKPKLPSRKELKPYPTSCYIEYKGHEDAVTSISVEPSGQWIASGSSDGTVRIWEVETGRCLRRWDVGEAVNCVAWNPQPDVHILAVSLGQDVLILNTHLGDDEEQKKIKELLSVDTSTPSDDSGNSATSVRWLQDDKHGGIKLKFFKTVTAVEWHRKGDYFSTVMPAGESRAVLIHHLSKKLTQKLPFKLHGLAVRSTFHPSRSIFFICTKQSVRVYDLLKRKFIKKLDTGLREASSIAVHPGGDNLIVGSKEGKLCWFDMDLSSKPYKTLKCHPKDINNVVYHRSYPLFASCSDDCNAYVFHGMVYSDLNQNPLIVPLEILRGHTSSDGRGILDCKFHPRQPWLFTAGADKLIKLYCH; this is encoded by the exons ATGTCTCCGACGAAGCAAAACGAAGAGGATCCTCATGTTTCTGACTCCGATACCGACTCCACTTACGAG GACTCTTCTGCTGCCGACGACGACGATGGCGACTCCTTTGGTTCTCCTTCTGAATCTGAATCGGAGCCCGCAGCTGGGGATGACAGTGAACCAGATGAACACGGTGAAAGTGACAGCTCTGGACTCCATCAGGAAGAGAGCGATTCCTCTGAGGACGAG GTGGCTCCCAGAAATACCGTAGGGGATGTCCCTCTCCACTGGTATGATGACGAACCTCATATTGGATACGATATCAAGGGGAAGAAGATCAAGAAGAAAGATAAACTGGACAAATTGGGCTCCTTCCTCGCCAATGTTGATGACTCTAAGAATTG GCGGAAAGTCTATGATGAATACAATGACGAGGAAGTGGAGCTAACGAAAGATGAGGTCAAACTCGTCCGTAGACTTCTCAAGAATCGGGCACCACATGCTGACTTCAATCCATATCCG GACTATGTTGACTGGTTTAAATGGGATGGTGCCAAACATCCATTGTCTAATGCACCTGAGCCAAAAAGAAGGTTTATACCTTCAAAGTGGGAAGCTAAAAAG GTTGTGCAGTATGTTAGAGCAATTCGCAAGGGATTAATTACCTTTGACAAACCAAAGGAGGAAGATGGCCCATATCTCTTGTGGGAAGATGATTCTGGTTTGACAGAAAAATCAAATCATTTGGCATACATTCCTGCACCAAAGCAAAAACTTCCCG gCAATGAGGAGTCGTATAATCCTCCTCTAGAATACATTCCAACCCAGGAAGAGATCAATTCTTATCAGTTGATGTATGAAGAAGATCGTCCTAAGTTTATTCCAAAAAG GTTTACATCTATGAGAAGCATCCCTGCCTATGAGAATGCCATGAAGGATTGCTTTGAACGTTGCTTGGATTTGTACTTGTGTCCTCGAGTTCGGAAGAAACGT CTCAATATTGATCCCGAGTCCTTAAAGCCAAAGCTTCCAAGTCGAAAGGAGCTCAAACCTTATCCCACATCATGCTATATTGAGTATAAAGGCCATGAAGATGCAGTCACATCAATTTCTGTTGAACCTTCTGGGCAGTGGATTGCATCAG GTTCAAGTGACGGAACTGTCCGTATCTGGGAGGTTGAAACTGGCAGATGTCTTAGACGATGGGACGTTGGTGAAGCTGTTAATTGTGTTGCTTGGAATCCTCAGCCTGATGTTCATATTTTAGCTGTCTCCTT GGGGCAAGATGTACTTATCTTGAACACTCACTTGGGGGATGACGAAGAACAGAAAAAGATTAAGGAGCTTCTCTCGGTTGACACATCTACACCATCAGATGATTCTG GCAACTCAGCAACTAGTGTAAGATGGCTTCAAGATGATAAACACGGgggtataaaattaaaattttttaag ACTGTTACTGCTGTAGAATGGCACCGGAAAGGTGACTACTTTTCGACAGTGATGCCAGCAG GTGAATCAAGAGCAGTTCTGATACACCACTTATCGAAGAAGCTTACACAAAAACTTCCATTCAAGTTACACGGACTTGCTGTTAGATCAACTTTCCATCCATCTCGTTCCATTTTCTTTATTTGTACAAAGCAGAGTGTTCGTGTGTATGATTTATTGAAGAGAAAGTTCATAAAGAAGCTAGATACTGGGCTCCGTGAAGCCTCATCTATTGCGGTTCATCCTGGAG GTGATAATTTAATTGTTGGGAGCAAAGAAGGGAAGCTGTGTTGGTTTGACATGGACCTTTCATCTAAACCTTATAAAACTCTCAA GTGTCACCCAAAAGATATCAACAACGTGGTCTACCACCGTTCATACCCCTTGTTTGCTTCATGTTCAGATGACTGCAATGCATATGTGTTTCATGGAATGGTTTATTCCGATCTCAATCAAAATCCTCTTATTGTTCCGCTGGAAATTCTGCGAGGGCATACAAGTTCAGATGGGAGAG GTATATTAGACTGTAAATTTCACCCAAGACAGCCCTGGTTATTTACAGCGGGTGCTGATAAACTCATTAAGCTTTACTGTCACTAA
- the LOC107638491 gene encoding ATP phosphoribosyltransferase 2, chloroplastic: MNLSLQLHLQCTPLHILVKSTTATATATSTRSWSCYASLSIPQPSNVNVLNGSSPLSSERKEIRLGLPSKGRMSNDTLELLKNCQLSVKQVNPRQYVAEIPQLSNLEVWFQRPKDIVRKLLSGDLDLGIVGLDTLSEYGQGNEDLIIVHEALEYGDCRLSLAIPQYGIFENINSLEELSKMPQWTEDKPLRVATGFNYLGPKFMRENGLTHVTFSTADGALEAAPAMGIADAILDLVSSGTTLRENNLKEIEGGTVLESQAVLVASRKSMIQRTGVLETTHEILERLEAHLRAIGQFTVTANMRGSSAEEVAERVLSQPSLSGLQGPTISPVFCKRDGKVTADYYAIVICVPKKALYKSIQQLRAIGGSGVLISPLTYIFDEETPRWRQLLSKLGL, encoded by the exons ATGAATCTAAGCCTTCAACTTCACCTTCAATGCACGCCACTTCATATTTTGGTCAAGTccaccaccgccaccgccaccgccacctCCACCCGCAGCTGGAGCTGCTACGCCTCGCTGTCAATTCCGCAACCCTCAAACGTCAACGTCCTAAATGGAAGCTCTCCTCTCTCCTCTGAGCGCAAGGAGATCCGTCTCGGCTTGCCTAGCAAGGGTCGCATGTCCAACGACACTCTCGAACTCCTCAAG AATTGTCAATTGTCAGTGAAGCAGGTTAATCCTAGGCAATATGTTGCTGAAATTCCTCAG CTGTCCAACTTAGAAGTTTGGTTTCAAAGGCCAAAAGACATTGTAAGAAAATTGTTATCTGGAGATCTTGACCTGGGCATTGTCGGTCTTGATACACTCAGTGAATATGGCCAG GGAAATGAAGATCTTATCATTGTCCATGAGGCGTTGGAGTATGGTGATTGCCGCTTATCTCTTGCG ATTCCCCAATATGGAATATTTGAGAATATCAATTCCCTAGAGGAGCTATCAAAGATGCCTCAATGGACCGAAGACAAGCCTCTGCGAGTTGCTACTGGGTTCAACTAT CTGGGTCCCAAATTCATGAGGGAGAATGGACTTACGCATGTGACTTTTTCAACTGCAGACGGAGCTCTGGAGGCAGCACCTGCG ATGGGAATTGCTGATGCCATCTTAGACCTAGTGAGTAGTGGGACCACGCTGAGAGAAAATAATTTGAAGGAAATTGAAGGTGGAACTGTGTTGGAAAGCCAG GCTGTTCTTGTTGCAAGCAGAAAATCAATGATCCAACGGACAGGAGTACTAGAAACGACACATGAGATACTAGAAAGATTAGAGGCACATCTGAGGGCCATTGGGCAGTTTACG GTCACTGCAAACATGAGGGGTAGCAGTGCAGAGGAAGTAGCCGAGAGAGTATTGAGTCAACCATCATTATCTGGGTTGCAG GGACCCACTATAAGTCCTGTTTTTTGCAAACGGGATGGGAAGGTTACAGCAGACTACTATGCCATAGTGATATGTGTACCTAAGAAGGCACTATACAAGTCTATACAGCAGCTGAGAGCG ATTGGTGGCAGTGGCGTTCTTATATCACCCTTGACCTACATTTTTGATGAGGAAACTCCAAGATGGCGTCAGCTACTTTCTAAACTTGGACTGTAG
- the LOC107638492 gene encoding nifU-like protein 2, chloroplastic isoform X2: MQAVVLNTQSRCRGLEPPSSSTSQKWQRTSFFGRRGNLARRTLCSSLRIRLPHTSRRHVLRAVATPNPAVELPLTAENVESVLDEIRPYLIADGGNVALHEIDGNVVRLKLQGACGSCPSSVMTMKMGIERRLMEKIPEIFAVEPIADEETGLELNEENIEKVLEEIRPYLVGAADGSLELVGIEEPIVKVRITGPAAGVMTVRVAVTQKLREKIPSIAAVQLLS, from the exons ATGCAAGCTGTGGTGCTCAATACTCAATCTCGTTGCAGAGGCCTCGAGCCTCCTTCCTCCTCCACCTCCCAAaag TGGCAGCGCACAAGCTTCTTCGGGAGGAGAGGTAACCTTGCACGCCGCACTTTGTGTTCTTCTCTTCGGATTCGTTTGCCCCATACATCACGGCGCCATG TTTTGAGGGCCGTTGCCACTCCAAATCCAGCTGTCGAGTTGCCGTTAACCGCAGAAAATGTAGAAAGCGTATTGGATGAAATTCGACCGTATCTCATCGCAGATGGGGGAAATGTGGCTTTGCATGAGATTGATGGCAATGTTGTGAGGTTGAAGCTACAGGGAGCGTGTGGCTCCTGTCCAAGTTCTGTTATGACAATGAAAATGGGCATTGAGCGTAGATTGATGGAAAAGATACCGGAGATATTTGCAGTGGAACCCATTGCTGATGAAGAAACTGGTCTTGAGCTCAAtgaagaaaatatagaaaag GTTCTAGAGGAAATAAGGCCATACCTGGTTGGGGCAGCAGATGGATCTCTTGAATTGGTAGGAATTGAAGAGCCAATTGTAAAAGTGAGAATCACAGGTCCAGCTGCTGGTGTCATGACTGTACGTGTTGCTGTTACGCAAAAGTTGCGAGAAAAGATACCTTCTATTGCAGCAGTTCAGCTTTTATCATGA
- the LOC107638492 gene encoding nifU-like protein 2, chloroplastic isoform X1 yields MQAVVLNTQSRCRGLEPPSSSTSQKGWQWQRTSFFGRRGNLARRTLCSSLRIRLPHTSRRHVLRAVATPNPAVELPLTAENVESVLDEIRPYLIADGGNVALHEIDGNVVRLKLQGACGSCPSSVMTMKMGIERRLMEKIPEIFAVEPIADEETGLELNEENIEKVLEEIRPYLVGAADGSLELVGIEEPIVKVRITGPAAGVMTVRVAVTQKLREKIPSIAAVQLLS; encoded by the exons ATGCAAGCTGTGGTGCTCAATACTCAATCTCGTTGCAGAGGCCTCGAGCCTCCTTCCTCCTCCACCTCCCAAaag ggttgGCAGTGGCAGCGCACAAGCTTCTTCGGGAGGAGAGGTAACCTTGCACGCCGCACTTTGTGTTCTTCTCTTCGGATTCGTTTGCCCCATACATCACGGCGCCATG TTTTGAGGGCCGTTGCCACTCCAAATCCAGCTGTCGAGTTGCCGTTAACCGCAGAAAATGTAGAAAGCGTATTGGATGAAATTCGACCGTATCTCATCGCAGATGGGGGAAATGTGGCTTTGCATGAGATTGATGGCAATGTTGTGAGGTTGAAGCTACAGGGAGCGTGTGGCTCCTGTCCAAGTTCTGTTATGACAATGAAAATGGGCATTGAGCGTAGATTGATGGAAAAGATACCGGAGATATTTGCAGTGGAACCCATTGCTGATGAAGAAACTGGTCTTGAGCTCAAtgaagaaaatatagaaaag GTTCTAGAGGAAATAAGGCCATACCTGGTTGGGGCAGCAGATGGATCTCTTGAATTGGTAGGAATTGAAGAGCCAATTGTAAAAGTGAGAATCACAGGTCCAGCTGCTGGTGTCATGACTGTACGTGTTGCTGTTACGCAAAAGTTGCGAGAAAAGATACCTTCTATTGCAGCAGTTCAGCTTTTATCATGA